From Hippea alviniae EP5-r, the proteins below share one genomic window:
- the pstC gene encoding phosphate ABC transporter permease subunit PstC has protein sequence MRRRTFAAKDKIFLFLTVLSSILTVAIVVAMFIVLLIASLDAIKHFGVFHFIFHEEWNPPRHIFGGASSIYGTIMTTIIALLFAIPTSFGIAIFITQICPKSLKGIFSSAIELLATIPSIIYGMWGLFSLAPVMRNYIEPALQKVFFPIPGLRILFEGTPLGIDLLTAGLVLSIMIIPFIASIARDNFELTPKELSESAYAMGATKWEVIKDVIIPYSKVGLLSGIIIATGRALGETMAVAFVLGNDHSIHLSLLKSSTTIAVTLANEFTEADFNLYVSSLFYLGFILLFLSFFLLSIAKFLVKKGAKRDG, from the coding sequence ATGAGAAGAAGAACATTTGCCGCAAAAGATAAGATTTTTCTCTTTTTAACAGTCCTATCTTCCATTTTAACTGTTGCTATAGTTGTTGCGATGTTCATAGTTCTTCTTATAGCTTCTCTTGATGCAATAAAGCATTTTGGTGTTTTTCATTTTATATTTCATGAAGAGTGGAATCCGCCAAGGCATATATTTGGTGGAGCATCTTCAATTTATGGAACAATTATGACAACTATAATTGCTCTTCTGTTTGCAATTCCAACTTCATTTGGTATTGCCATTTTTATAACTCAAATATGCCCAAAGTCATTAAAAGGCATATTCTCATCAGCCATTGAACTGCTTGCAACTATTCCAAGCATAATTTACGGCATGTGGGGTCTGTTTAGCTTAGCTCCCGTTATGAGAAATTACATTGAACCAGCACTGCAGAAAGTATTTTTTCCAATACCCGGCTTAAGAATCTTATTTGAAGGCACACCCTTAGGTATAGATTTATTAACCGCAGGCCTTGTTTTAAGCATAATGATAATCCCATTTATAGCTTCTATAGCAAGGGATAACTTCGAGTTAACGCCAAAGGAGTTGTCTGAGTCTGCCTATGCTATGGGTGCGACAAAATGGGAAGTTATAAAAGATGTGATAATACCGTATTCAAAGGTTGGGCTTTTAAGCGGCATTATCATAGCAACAGGCAGGGCTTTGGGTGAGACAATGGCTGTTGCTTTTGTGCTTGGAAATGACCATTCTATTCATCTTTCGCTCCTTAAGTCTTCAACGACGATTGCCGTTACACTTGCTAATGAGTTTACAGAAGCAGACTTTAATCTGTATGTCTCATCTCTGTTTTATTTGGGATTTATTTTGCTATTTTTGAGCTTCTTTTTACTTAGTATTGCAAAATTTTTGGTCAAGAAGGGAGCAAAAAGGGATGGATAG
- the pstA gene encoding phosphate ABC transporter permease PstA, which produces MDRIKKRKIANKIALSLSVFAACLGLFWLVFIILSVLQKGFSAINWSLFLKDPAPPGFSGGGLRSAFVGQGIITVIASIVGIPIGIMGGTFLAEYGRNSKFSKLVSDIADIMISLPSIVVGTFVYSIMVRPMGHFSGYAGAVALAIIMIPTILRTTEEMLNLVPWELREAAFALGAPYYKVIKDVVYRSAAAGLFTGVLLGVARVATETAPLLFTSFNNPFFTINPNQPMPSLTVTIYQYAMGPYEEWHKLAWGASFVIVATVLFLSLIGRFLINRRFSKR; this is translated from the coding sequence ATGGATAGGATAAAAAAAAGAAAGATAGCCAATAAGATAGCTTTAAGTTTAAGTGTTTTTGCTGCTTGCTTAGGTCTTTTTTGGCTTGTTTTTATCATCCTTAGCGTTCTTCAAAAAGGCTTTTCTGCTATAAACTGGTCTCTATTTTTAAAAGACCCTGCACCACCTGGATTTTCCGGTGGCGGTCTAAGGTCTGCCTTTGTTGGTCAAGGAATAATAACAGTTATAGCATCAATAGTTGGGATACCTATTGGCATCATGGGTGGCACATTTCTTGCAGAGTATGGCAGAAATTCAAAGTTTTCAAAATTGGTAAGCGACATTGCAGACATAATGATAAGCTTGCCATCCATTGTTGTTGGAACATTCGTTTATAGCATAATGGTTAGGCCTATGGGGCATTTCAGCGGATATGCAGGAGCGGTAGCACTTGCAATTATCATGATACCAACAATTTTAAGAACAACAGAAGAGATGCTTAATCTCGTTCCGTGGGAGTTAAGAGAAGCAGCATTTGCCTTGGGTGCGCCTTATTATAAAGTTATCAAGGATGTCGTGTATCGCTCTGCTGCCGCAGGTCTTTTTACCGGTGTTTTGCTTGGAGTTGCCAGAGTTGCAACAGAGACAGCGCCACTCTTGTTCACATCTTTCAACAATCCGTTTTTCACAATTAACCCTAACCAACCTATGCCATCTCTAACCGTCACGATATATCAGTATGCGATGGGGCCGTATGAAGAGTGGCATAAACTCGCATGGGGGGCTTCATTTGTTATAGTTGCAACTGTTCTATTTCTCTCTCTAATTGGAAGGTTTCTCATAAATAGGAGGTTCTCAAAAAGATGA
- the pstB gene encoding phosphate ABC transporter ATP-binding protein PstB gives MNQVLLSVKNLNFFYGKTQILHNINMDIYKNRITALIGPSGCGKTTFLRCFNRMHDLYKGNRYEGEILYKGENILKVKDLIELRSKIGMVFQKPTPFPMSIFDNVAYGLKLKGIKDKNIIRERVEKALIEAALWDEVKDKLYSSALALSGGQQQRMVIARALAVEPDIILFDEPTSALDPIATSKIEELLFNLKKITTILIVTHNMQQAARVSDFTAFLFKGHLIEFERTEKLFTNPKEELTEKYITGRFG, from the coding sequence ATGAATCAGGTGCTTTTGAGTGTGAAGAATCTAAATTTTTTTTATGGCAAAACCCAGATATTGCACAACATAAATATGGATATTTATAAAAACAGGATTACAGCTTTAATTGGCCCATCTGGATGCGGTAAAACAACATTCTTGAGATGTTTTAACAGGATGCATGACCTTTATAAAGGCAATAGATACGAAGGTGAGATACTCTATAAAGGCGAAAACATTTTGAAGGTTAAAGACCTTATAGAGTTAAGAAGTAAGATAGGTATGGTGTTTCAGAAGCCAACGCCGTTTCCCATGTCTATATTTGACAATGTTGCATACGGATTAAAACTCAAAGGCATAAAAGATAAGAACATAATAAGAGAAAGGGTTGAAAAAGCTTTAATTGAAGCCGCTTTATGGGATGAAGTGAAAGATAAGCTGTATTCGTCTGCTTTGGCTTTGAGTGGTGGCCAGCAGCAGAGAATGGTTATAGCAAGGGCTTTGGCTGTTGAACCTGATATTATACTGTTTGATGAGCCTACGAGTGCACTTGACCCTATAGCAACATCAAAGATTGAAGAGCTTCTGTTTAACTTAAAAAAGATTACAACGATACTCATAGTTACCCATAACATGCAGCAGGCTGCAAGGGTTTCTGATTTTACCGCATTTTTATTTAAAGGGCATCTGATAGAGTTTGAAAGAACAGAAAAGCTGTTTACGAATCCGAAGGAAGAGTTAACTGAAAAGTACATAACAGGAAGGTTCGGTTGA
- the phoU gene encoding phosphate signaling complex protein PhoU, which produces MVRIDDDIRMLRIKISKMASISLNMVEKASEGLFERRSELLEDVIKTDNLVDEIDNDIDQTVVRICAIRHPEAGDLRFILSCVKANVAIERVADNAVNIAEWALKINKYPQLKPYIDLPKMRDIAVGMVRDAVDSFLDRNVDRSREIIKKDEIVDNLEIQIIRELMTYILEDAHNIKTALRLMYVARAYERIADQATNIAELAIFTATGEIVKHRRKKE; this is translated from the coding sequence ATGGTTAGAATAGACGATGATATTAGAATGTTAAGGATTAAGATATCAAAAATGGCGTCAATTTCTCTAAATATGGTTGAAAAAGCATCAGAAGGCTTATTTGAAAGAAGGTCGGAGCTGCTTGAAGATGTTATAAAAACAGACAATCTCGTTGATGAGATTGATAATGATATAGACCAGACAGTGGTAAGGATATGTGCTATAAGGCATCCAGAAGCCGGTGATTTAAGATTTATTTTATCGTGTGTTAAAGCGAATGTTGCTATAGAACGCGTTGCTGATAATGCTGTGAATATAGCTGAGTGGGCTTTGAAGATAAACAAGTATCCACAGCTTAAGCCATATATCGATTTACCGAAAATGAGAGACATAGCAGTAGGAATGGTTAGAGATGCTGTTGATTCGTTTCTTGATAGAAATGTTGACAGAAGTAGGGAGATAATAAAAAAGGATGAGATTGTTGATAATTTGGAAATTCAAATAATAAGAGAGCTTATGACATATATACTTGAAGATGCTCATAATATAAAAACTGCATTAAGACTTATGTATGTTGCAAGAGCGTATGAGAGAATAGCAGACCAGGCAACAAACATAGCCGAGCTTGCTATATTCACTGCAACAGGTGAGATAGTAAAACATAGAAGGAAAAAAGAGTGA
- a CDS encoding response regulator transcription factor, with amino-acid sequence MKGTILIIEDDDYIAELIEFNLAKEGYEVILAKDANEGLMFLKSSDIDLILLDLMLPGLQGEEFLDLIKGKGKSDLPVLIITAKTGDELFVKLLKTGADDFLVKPFSVKVLIAKIEAILRRVKGGGFNIIEAFGIEIQPDEFIARVDGEELELTKTEFDILKLLIENKGKVLTRDRILQTVWGIDASVSDRTIDVHVSKIRRKLKDKGKLIKSIPKIGYKLSL; translated from the coding sequence GTGAAAGGGACGATATTAATAATCGAAGATGACGATTATATAGCCGAGCTTATAGAGTTTAATTTGGCAAAGGAAGGCTATGAAGTCATACTTGCAAAAGATGCAAACGAAGGACTGATGTTTTTAAAAAGCAGCGATATTGACCTTATATTGCTTGATTTAATGCTTCCTGGTCTTCAAGGTGAAGAGTTTTTGGATTTGATAAAAGGCAAAGGTAAAAGTGATTTACCTGTTCTGATAATAACGGCAAAGACGGGCGATGAGTTGTTTGTTAAGCTTCTTAAAACTGGTGCAGATGATTTTTTGGTTAAACCGTTCTCTGTTAAGGTGTTGATTGCAAAGATTGAAGCCATATTAAGAAGGGTAAAAGGTGGTGGTTTTAATATTATTGAAGCTTTCGGCATTGAGATACAGCCAGATGAGTTTATTGCAAGGGTTGATGGAGAAGAGCTTGAGCTTACAAAAACTGAGTTTGATATACTAAAGTTGTTGATTGAGAATAAAGGAAAGGTGTTGACAAGGGATAGAATTCTTCAAACTGTTTGGGGTATTGATGCTTCTGTAAGTGATAGGACTATAGATGTTCATGTTTCAAAGATAAGAAGAAAGCTCAAAGACAAGGGAAAATTAATAAAATCCATACCCAAAATAGGATATAAGCTCTCTTTATGA